The segment ttaagaagagattaattaaaataagaggaAACTTACAGCTAATAACGactaataaatttacaaattaaagtcGGTGAGTGAGTATGTGTGAGAGAgcgtgtgtgtgggtgtgtttGTATATAAGGGTGTGAAAGAGAGAGGGAGGATGGGAGAAGAAGGAGGAGAGGATGGGAGTGTCAAATATAAATGTTTCTTAAGAAACGTTCAGTCTCGTGATAGTTCCAGTCCAAGCATGCTCTATTTTAGGCTACACTAGCGACATCTAGAAGCTTAAGCTAATAGATGGCGTTGCGCTGTAAACATATTATATCGCACTtatgatattaaataattttacggtttagactcacttgtttttagtcacccgcgcgacatgtttcggagagcctaggtctcctttcttaagcactaacagtgcgagcagcgttcacgacgatcgcgtactgcggcgcgccgcgtcgcccgcTGCGCgcgacattattttttaatgttagtatgtctcacaacagtttaaattcgatcactTATGATATTATTTGTGGTACTTAGTTCCGTGGTATATAGCCATATAGTATACTAACTAAACTACAGTATGTAATACTAGCTAACGAAATGAAATAATAGTTTTGCAGCGCCTCAGCCGTTCGCGTCGAATTACCGAAACTCTACACAAGCCAGCAATATCTTCCTACAAAATAATGCAGTAAACGAAGAAACATCAGAATATCAGCTTCAAGTTAGTGGACTATTTTTATACacggtagctaaaaaataagtgcattcccgttgccatggACTAAgtgaccaaccccgaaatcgcgaaaaaaaatttggctgttttatacatttgggctggtccattttctataggagggtactttttttttcgcaatttcgtagttggtcccatagtaaaagttgctcaatataatcccaaaacctccagggaatgggaatgcacttatttttttgccaccctgtatagtatCCTTATCGGTCACTtacaaaataatctaaaataGTAACATTCTGCCATTCTTTACCACCGATAGCACCATCATCATTAACGATACTAACTCTTTTGCAGTTTCACAGTGACAAACCGACGTCATCAACAGACTTGCAATACTTCTGCCAACCGCCACACCCCTGGTACCCGCGGCAATCTGTCGAAACCCAAACAGATCCCGTCAGATCCTGCGACGTATGCTGTAGGGCGTGCTCCTGCAGGCCTAGCAATCCTGAAACCCTGCAGTCCCGCAGCAGCGAAATGTCCATAGACGGCGAGGAACAAGACAAACCCACATGCTCATGCCATAAAAAAGTGAATAAAGTACGGTTCAGCTCGGCCGGTTTAAAATATGATAAGCTCTGTGATAACTGTAATAGTAAGTGCAACGTGATGCGCTCTACATCTGATAAGTCGAATTAAACCCGATTACGCCTCGGGCAGCCggactagcacatgattggcgcgagagtatctcgccgcgacatagactacccgtccccctttaattcatacagttagtaaaagcaggtagtctatctcgcggcgagatactgtcgcgtcaatcatgtgctcggcctacaggttaTGCGACAACTATACCTGAGTCAAAACATCTGTCCGATGGGGCAATAaaaaccaaaatatatatcaatgacAATAATTTAAGCGGCGTTCATGTACGAGCTAATCTCGTACCGACCAATGTACGTTACGGTGTAcagtacactctgtttcaatggGATTTCAGCTCTTAAAACAAAGTAGCACTTCTTATGTCTCGTAACATtttggaacaaattaaattcaacctaattaaaaacaaatggaTCCACTTCCCTAGCCATACTTTTGTACGGTGGGCGACACGATGATATCTGACGATAACACTGCCGCTTCAAAGGGCAGATGATTTTGGCGCAGGTATAGCGATTAATGGATGGGACATTAAAACGACGGAGGATGTTGAGTGAATTTATATTctgttattatacatatactttatcccttaatattatgtatttacagtgAAAATAAAAGTACAGTAATAAAAACAACTTGAGATTTGTATTCTCTTGTTCAAATACGTAATGCACACGGAAACAATATACAACACGAACACCACGACAGTCGTTAGGCTTACAACGAAATAACCCTTTAGACTAGTGCACTTGTACgagaaattataataattaccgATAAAGGAAGACTCTAGCTAGCGGGAACATAGTTCACGTTTTCTTTCAAAATACATAGAATATACTttggtagaaaaaaaaactcttcTGCCGACCGTCCCTCAATTTTCAAAGGcgtcataaataataaatcgtaATAAACAATTTAACACTTAAAACTAGTATTGCATAATGAAAGTTTAAATAGATGAGCTGCAGTTTTTCATGCTTTCAGTTTAATgagaaaacataaataaatgcatcGCTTTCCAGGCATAAATGGTGCAACATAGACATATGTTATATCAGTGCGGGTGCAGCTAAATGCGATATTGTGATGCAGTTTGTGCAGCGAGTGGCTACTCACAGTCAACAtatactttaataataaaataattaatgtcttATCTCAGAAACGGAATAAGTATTTGCATAAAAGAATACTAATACGGATAAAGTGGTGAAAAATTGCGAAGAAGTTAGTTTGACCGCAGAACTATATGGCCTTTTAGGTCGCCATATGGGTTGTGGTAACTATAAGCACTTGACAACCTAGTTACCGCATTGTATGATGTCGTGGCAGACAAAACTTCTACAATATTTTCCCGCACGTTGTTCGCCTTAGCATTTATTTGTCTATAATATTTGGAAACAAATTTGCCATGAATGTAGTGTTCAGCTTTCAGAATGTTAGTCGCGGAAACGAATTCAAAATGGAAATACATTGTATAAGTCCCATTAAAGTTCCAATCTAATCACACTCATACATGATATAATATGGCCACTGCAAACATTAAAACTGGCGTTCGGGTGGAATCGTAAGACATGCACCAGCTTAGACATTATTACATAAAACATATCACAAACTATCCATTTAGTTATAATCTGACAGCACTCTACATGAGATTCAAAATCGTGGACAATACACCGTTTAATTTATCTCATAATCAATATATCTCTATTACATTTATCTTATACATCGCAAAATCAACCTtttgtgtacatacatatactatCAATTTTATAATAGCACAACCTGAAAGTTGGCCGCTGCAACTTTTCGCTTTATGACTAAAGCATTATCTTACCGAGCTACTAGACAAAGTGCAAACCAAtgcattacattacaattaATCACTAACGCACATTTCCTAAACTGCATACAGTAAGTAGTTAGGCAGCGCTTCGCGCGCTCTCATGTGTATTCTCACTCTAAACTGCACTTTACCAAATTAGCTAATTGTGTAAAATCATCagaaaaactaaacactaatgGATCTACACTCATCACTGGGgtacattatatattatatgaattAATCATTTTGTAGCTATTAAATCTTCCGAAAAATACATAACTCCTGCATTTTTGCGCCTATAGCAAGGTTTATAGTTGAAGTGCATGCAGTAGTTTAGTTTCTCGCTTTAACGTTATCAGTCGTCTTATCGGTTTCCTGtggaaattataattatgatacAAACACTATTACAAAACGTTTATTTGACTAGACAGTAGCATAGTACCGACAAACAACCGAACGGCGGTCCATAATGGGTGGAATCTTTACCGTAATAATTCGTTACGCATTTAGgcctcaaataaaaataaaacataatagtaCACATAATACTAAACTCGGTCAATTTTCCCTCTATAACACACCAATTTTACACGCTACCTAAACTAGATTAGAAATACTTCATGAGGAAGTGTCTTTAAAcataatatcaaaataatttagtacttaactataggttatttttaaaatacattttgcaACTTCACAGCACTTTACCTAATCCTGTGTGAGAATGGATGTAGAGTCtaagttatatatttactaGCGCCGTCCGGCCGCTCactgtggacaaacaatacaatgtTAGTATATGGATAGAAATAATCAAATGAAGTGGATACATTATTGTAGAAATGGCAATAGTTTGATGCACATTCCGTTTATCTGGTAAAAGTACAGGATAGCTCTCTACAAAAGAACTGGAAATGCCATTAAAATCTATACTAGCCAATTCGCCAAAATTGTGCCCACAAAACTAGGGCGCTTGAATAGTAATGTGGATTGTGGTTATCATATCGATGCGGAACCGCATCCCGCTCGGGTGTGTAAACGAGACAGCGTTATGCACGTATACGAGTATATTGCGTTGCGTACGTTGGCGTGCGGATCCACATCCAATGTAAAGACCGAGGGGGCGGCACTACACACTACAGTAGACTGACCGGGTGGTCCTGGGCGAGCGCCTGGTCTTGGATGGCGGCGAGCGTGCGGCGCGTGGCGGCGAACGTGGGCCGCTGCGCGGGGTCGGCGTGCCAGGCGGCGCGCATCACGTCGTAGGGCCGGGGGGCGGGGGGGGGCGCACTACACACTACAGTAGACTGACCGGGTGGTCCTGGGCGAGCGCCTGGTCTTGGATGGCGGCGAGCGTGCGGCGCGTGGCGGCGAACGTGGGCCGCTGCGCGGGGTCGGCGTGCCAGGCGGCGCGCATCACGTCGTAGGGCCGGGGGGCGGGGGGGGGCGCACTACACACTACAGTAGACTGACCGGGTGGTCCTGGGCGAGCGCCTGGTCTTGGATGGCGGCGAGCGTGCGGCGCGTGGCGGCGAACGTGGGCCGCTGCGCGGGGTCGGCGTGCCAGGCGGCGCGCATCACGTCGTAGGGCCGGGGGGGGGGGCGCACTACACACTACAGTAGACTGACCGGGTGGTCCTGGGCGAGCGCCTGGTCTTGGATGGCGGCGAGCGTGCGGCGCGTGGCGGCGAACGTGGGCCGCTGCGCGGGGTCGGCGTGCCAGGCGGCGCGCATCACGTCGTAgggccgggggggggggggggggcactacACACTACAGTAGACTGACCGGGTGGTCCTGGGCGAGCGCCTGGTCTTGGATGGCGGCGAGCGTGCGGCGCGTGGCGGCGAACGTGGGCCGCTGCGCGGGGTCGGCGTGCCAGGCGGCGCGCATCACGTCGTAGGGCCGGGGGGGGGGGCGCACTACACACTACAGTAGACTGACCGGGTGGTCCTGGGCGAGCGCCTGGTCTTGGATGGCGGCGAGCGTGCGGCGCGTGGCGGCGAACGTGGGCCGCTGCGCGGGGTCGGCGTGCCAGGCGGCGCGCATCACGTCGTAgggccgggggggggggggggggcgcacTACACACTACAGTAGACTGACCGGGTGGTCCTGGGCGAGCGCCTGGTCTTGGATGGCGGCGAGCGTGCGGCGCGTGGCGGCGAACGTGGGCCGCTGCGCGGGGTCGGCGTGCCAGGCGGCGCGCATCACGTCGTAgggccgggggggggggggggggggggcgcacTACACACTACAGTAGACTGACCGGGTGGTCCTGGGCGAGCGCCTGGTCTTGGATGGCGGCGAGCGTGCGGCGCGTGGCGGCGAACGTGGGCCGCTGCGCGGGGTCGGCGTGCCAGGCGGCGCGCATCACGTCGTAgggccgggggggggggggggggcgcacTACACACTACAGTAGACTGACCGGGTGGTCCTGGGCGAGCGCCTGGTCTTGGATGGCGGCGAGCGTGCGGCGCGTGGCGGCGAACGTGGGCCGC is part of the Cydia strobilella chromosome 17, ilCydStro3.1, whole genome shotgun sequence genome and harbors:
- the LOC134748735 gene encoding uncharacterized protein LOC134748735 isoform X2, with the protein product MQNYLQYNGYPNNEANFPYIPTPPVFPRSQIVGEGDVTSVTLPDGTLQLYFIPVSRTTCFNQWGAIPAWFIRTIPNLFAAPQPFASNYRNSTQASNIFLQNNAVNEETSEYQLQFHSDKPTSSTDLQYFCQPPHPWYPRQSVETQTDPVRSCDVCCRACSCRPSNPETLQSRSSEMSIDGEEQDKPTCSCHKKVNKVRFSSAGLKYDKLCDNCNSKCNVMRSTSDKSN
- the LOC134748735 gene encoding uncharacterized protein LOC134748735 isoform X1 — translated: MQNYLQYNGYPNNEANFPYIPISAPPVFPRSQIVGEGDVTSVTLPDGTLQLYFIPVSRTTCFNQWGAIPAWFIRTIPNLFAAPQPFASNYRNSTQASNIFLQNNAVNEETSEYQLQFHSDKPTSSTDLQYFCQPPHPWYPRQSVETQTDPVRSCDVCCRACSCRPSNPETLQSRSSEMSIDGEEQDKPTCSCHKKVNKVRFSSAGLKYDKLCDNCNSKCNVMRSTSDKSN